The Pyxidicoccus xibeiensis genome includes a window with the following:
- a CDS encoding ParB N-terminal domain-containing protein, which yields MLMAGKLPELRLMPVERVCIHEGHEPSRLDETCRAIAAEGVLRHPLLGTLMADGRALILDGAHRTQALRELGCVRLPVQWVEPRAFSLEAWTHLVPKGPWLTELRRNPSLRWSQAVECAGRLLAEVVDDAGVRHPVHAATPERDILSILPAWQRVVEAYTGTGAVRRVPDGAVHHPEPGMVLLRYPACPLEEVEAVVSAGRRMPPGVTRFVVQGRYLNLRIPLELLRSPADTEAEWKALVAHRLGALRFYAEGVYLCEA from the coding sequence GTGCTGATGGCGGGGAAGTTGCCCGAGCTGCGGTTGATGCCCGTGGAGCGAGTGTGCATCCATGAAGGGCACGAGCCCAGCAGGCTCGACGAAACCTGTCGGGCCATCGCGGCCGAAGGCGTCCTCCGCCATCCCCTCCTGGGGACGCTGATGGCGGATGGGCGCGCGCTGATTCTAGACGGCGCGCACCGGACGCAGGCACTGCGGGAGCTCGGCTGCGTCCGTCTTCCCGTCCAGTGGGTCGAGCCTCGAGCATTCAGCCTCGAGGCCTGGACCCACCTCGTGCCCAAGGGCCCTTGGCTGACGGAGTTGCGGCGGAATCCTTCACTCAGGTGGAGCCAGGCGGTGGAGTGCGCGGGGCGCCTCCTCGCCGAGGTGGTGGATGACGCCGGGGTGCGCCATCCGGTCCACGCGGCCACGCCGGAACGAGACATCCTCTCCATCCTCCCGGCCTGGCAGCGCGTGGTCGAGGCATACACGGGCACGGGGGCGGTCCGGCGCGTGCCCGACGGAGCGGTCCATCACCCGGAACCCGGCATGGTGCTGCTCCGCTACCCCGCGTGCCCGCTCGAAGAAGTGGAGGCCGTCGTCTCGGCGGGGAGGCGGATGCCTCCCGGCGTCACGCGCTTCGTCGTGCAGGGGCGATACCTCAATCTGCGCATCCCGCTCGAGTTGCTGCGCAGCCCCGCCGACACCGAAGCGGAATGGAAGGCGCTCGTGGCGCACCGACTGGGGGCACTTCGTTTCTACGCCGAGGGAGTCTACCTGTGCGAAGCCTGA
- a CDS encoding type III PLP-dependent enzyme produces MTELSKVVQSLKAERSHPLCAYIYDLGHLKRHASRCIETLPATCRLFYAVKANSEEPILRALAPIVHGFEVASLGEVEKVRSVAPDAPILFGGPGKTDAEIEGALQHRVSLIHVESAHELRRVEYLAGRAGRVADVLLRVNLRGPLPSATLYMAGKPTQFGIDEEDIPAVIGLAKRCQHVRLRGFHFHSISNDLDATGHAHLVAHYLRLTRTWAARFSLDIAYVNAGGGLGVNYHQLDKQFDWDAFTTELNQLLPDECPPGASILFECGRYMTAACGAYAVEVLDIKRNHGKDYVIVRGGTHHFRLPSSWQHSHPFTLVPLEGWTSPIERPELRDGTITVVGQLCTPKDVLAYDVAVERVRVGDVLLFLYAGAYGWSISHHDFLSHPHPEQIFLEGGAC; encoded by the coding sequence ATGACAGAGCTCAGCAAGGTGGTCCAATCCCTGAAAGCGGAGCGCTCTCACCCCCTGTGCGCTTACATCTACGACCTGGGGCACCTGAAGCGTCATGCCTCCCGGTGTATCGAAACGCTGCCTGCCACGTGCCGTCTCTTCTACGCCGTCAAGGCCAACTCGGAAGAGCCCATCCTGCGTGCGCTTGCCCCCATCGTGCACGGCTTCGAGGTCGCCTCGCTCGGGGAGGTGGAGAAGGTCCGGTCGGTGGCGCCGGACGCTCCCATCCTCTTCGGTGGCCCAGGAAAGACGGATGCGGAGATTGAGGGTGCCCTCCAGCACCGCGTCAGCCTGATTCACGTGGAGAGCGCGCATGAGCTCCGGCGGGTGGAGTACCTGGCGGGCAGGGCAGGGCGCGTGGCGGACGTCCTCTTGCGCGTCAACCTGCGCGGTCCGCTCCCCAGCGCGACGCTCTACATGGCGGGGAAGCCGACCCAGTTCGGCATCGATGAGGAGGACATCCCAGCGGTGATTGGACTGGCGAAGCGGTGCCAGCACGTGCGCCTGCGGGGGTTCCACTTCCACTCGATTTCGAACGACCTGGATGCGACGGGACATGCCCACCTCGTGGCCCACTACCTGCGGCTCACCCGGACCTGGGCCGCTCGGTTCTCCCTGGACATTGCCTACGTCAATGCGGGCGGCGGGCTCGGGGTCAACTACCACCAGCTCGACAAGCAGTTCGATTGGGATGCCTTCACCACGGAGCTGAACCAGCTGCTCCCCGACGAGTGTCCACCCGGCGCGTCCATCCTCTTCGAGTGCGGCCGGTACATGACGGCGGCGTGCGGCGCCTACGCGGTCGAGGTCCTCGATATCAAGCGAAACCACGGCAAGGATTACGTCATCGTCCGGGGCGGCACGCACCACTTCCGGTTGCCCTCTTCCTGGCAGCACAGCCATCCCTTCACGCTCGTCCCGTTGGAGGGGTGGACCTCCCCCATCGAGCGGCCGGAGCTGCGCGACGGAACCATCACCGTGGTGGGGCAGCTCTGCACGCCCAAGGATGTGCTCGCCTACGACGTCGCCGTGGAGCGGGTGCGCGTCGGCGATGTGCTCCTCTTCCTGTATGCGGGAGCGTACGGCTGGTCTATCTCACACCACGACTTCCTCAGCCATCCACACCCCGAGCAGATCTTCCTGGAGGGTGGGGCGTGCTGA
- a CDS encoding HpcH/HpaI aldolase family protein, translating into MIRPNKLKQAFAKQHPVFGIFCSTPSPMVVEMIGCAGFDFVIIDTEHTLVNPETLENMVRAAEVVGLTPLVRVSENAPGPILRALDAGAQGVVVPRVRGAADAERAVRASRYHPEGERGMGTGRAARFGGVNLQEYVKQANAETLVVVMIEDQAGVEDIEAILQVPGVDLVLEGAADLSQSLGIPWSTRHPRVREALYRVQAAARARGIPFCAIPRAMEDSLSWWQQGVRTFVVGDERGVSFRALQAHLRPYQQLLMERMERDITEGAP; encoded by the coding sequence ATGATTCGACCCAACAAGCTGAAGCAGGCGTTCGCGAAGCAGCATCCCGTCTTCGGCATCTTCTGCTCCACCCCCTCGCCGATGGTGGTGGAGATGATTGGCTGCGCGGGATTCGACTTCGTCATCATCGACACCGAGCACACGCTGGTGAACCCGGAGACGCTGGAGAACATGGTGCGTGCGGCGGAGGTCGTCGGGCTGACGCCGCTGGTTCGGGTGTCGGAGAACGCCCCGGGGCCCATCCTGCGGGCGCTCGATGCGGGAGCGCAGGGCGTGGTGGTGCCACGCGTGCGCGGGGCCGCGGACGCCGAGCGGGCGGTGCGAGCGAGCCGCTACCACCCGGAGGGTGAGCGCGGCATGGGGACCGGACGGGCGGCGCGCTTCGGAGGGGTGAACCTCCAGGAATACGTCAAGCAGGCGAACGCCGAGACGCTGGTCGTGGTGATGATTGAAGACCAGGCAGGGGTGGAGGACATCGAAGCCATCCTCCAGGTGCCCGGCGTGGACCTCGTGCTCGAGGGCGCGGCGGACCTGTCGCAGTCGCTCGGCATTCCCTGGAGCACGCGCCACCCGCGGGTGCGCGAAGCCCTCTACCGGGTCCAGGCGGCGGCCCGCGCACGGGGCATCCCCTTCTGCGCCATCCCCAGGGCGATGGAAGACTCCCTCTCCTGGTGGCAGCAGGGGGTGCGGACGTTCGTCGTGGGTGACGAGCGCGGCGTGTCGTTCCGGGCCCTCCAGGCCCACCTGCGACCCTACCAGCAGCTATTGATGGAGCGTATGGAGCGTGACATCACCGAGGGTGCGCCATGA
- a CDS encoding IucA/IucC family protein translates to MELTARAPSGDAGVSLSQDLLDLEAALRSEQFIKVRRRIFRQLVEALLYEGALQPESEPDGEQLRFRFHGEDDAGRPVRYECQGRRRWSFERIRLGPGPILRVHGGEVGEAESFARFLSELRASLGADPERLAHFVHELEQTHLKDTLAQHRRSRAGRTLRSLPYDALEGELMDGHPYHPSYKSRIGFDAVDHLSFGPEFTPELRPLWLAAHREWTRGTASAGTEPRKLLARELTEATRTRFRRMLLERGLAPDDYVLLPVHPWQWREQVLSTLFPELRDARLVMLGEADDFYTPQQSIRTLANRSHPENASLKLALSILNTSTARTLASHTVENAAPISDWLSGIAREDTYLRDELRTVLLREVLGISFEAQRPEPLRARTSGILACIWRESLHPFLDAGEEALPFTGLCHLDADGRPLIEPWVRRFGPEPWVRQLLEVSVLPLIHLLYAHGIALEAHAQNMVLLHAGGLPRRVALKDFHDGIRFSPAHLAHPERRPVLRATPASHARVNRNSYIQTEDPAEVRDFVHDAFFFINLGELALFLADHLGFEERHFWGLAREVILAYQRRFPAHRERFALFDLFAPTTQVEQLALRRLYPDTEVRMHPVRNALAPQEGMEAVHR, encoded by the coding sequence ATGGAGCTGACGGCACGCGCTCCCAGCGGTGACGCCGGAGTGTCACTTTCCCAGGACCTGTTGGACCTGGAAGCGGCCCTCCGGTCCGAGCAGTTCATCAAGGTGCGGCGGCGCATCTTCCGGCAGTTGGTGGAAGCACTCCTCTACGAGGGAGCGCTTCAGCCGGAGAGTGAGCCGGACGGCGAGCAGCTGCGCTTCCGGTTCCACGGGGAGGATGATGCGGGCAGGCCTGTCCGCTACGAGTGCCAGGGGCGGCGCCGCTGGAGCTTCGAGCGCATCCGACTCGGCCCCGGCCCCATCCTGCGTGTCCATGGAGGCGAGGTGGGCGAGGCGGAGTCCTTCGCGCGGTTCCTCTCGGAGCTGCGTGCGTCCCTCGGCGCAGACCCGGAGCGCCTGGCGCACTTCGTCCACGAGCTGGAGCAGACGCACCTCAAGGACACGCTCGCGCAGCATCGGCGGAGCCGCGCTGGCCGCACCCTGCGGAGCCTCCCCTACGACGCGCTCGAGGGCGAGCTGATGGACGGCCACCCCTACCACCCGTCCTACAAGTCCCGCATCGGCTTCGACGCCGTGGACCACCTCTCCTTTGGCCCGGAGTTCACGCCCGAGCTGCGGCCGCTGTGGCTCGCGGCCCACCGGGAGTGGACCCGCGGCACGGCCTCCGCCGGGACGGAGCCCCGGAAGCTCCTCGCCCGCGAGCTGACGGAGGCCACGCGGACGCGCTTCCGTCGGATGCTCCTCGAGCGGGGCCTGGCCCCCGATGACTACGTCCTCCTCCCCGTCCACCCCTGGCAGTGGCGGGAGCAGGTCCTCTCCACACTCTTCCCGGAGCTGCGGGACGCCCGCCTCGTGATGCTCGGGGAGGCGGATGACTTCTACACGCCCCAGCAGTCCATCCGGACCCTCGCCAACCGCAGCCACCCGGAGAATGCGTCCCTCAAGCTGGCGTTGAGCATCCTCAACACCTCCACCGCGCGCACCCTCGCGTCGCACACCGTGGAGAACGCGGCTCCCATCTCCGACTGGCTCTCCGGCATCGCTCGCGAGGACACCTACCTCCGGGACGAGCTGCGGACCGTCCTCCTCCGGGAGGTGCTGGGCATCTCCTTCGAAGCGCAGCGCCCGGAGCCGCTGCGGGCGCGGACCTCCGGCATCCTCGCGTGCATCTGGCGAGAGAGCCTCCACCCCTTCCTCGACGCCGGCGAGGAGGCGCTGCCCTTCACCGGCCTGTGCCACCTCGACGCCGATGGCCGCCCGCTGATTGAGCCGTGGGTGCGGCGGTTCGGGCCGGAGCCGTGGGTGCGTCAGCTCCTGGAGGTGAGCGTCCTGCCGCTCATCCACCTGCTGTATGCGCATGGCATCGCGCTCGAGGCCCATGCGCAGAACATGGTCCTGCTCCACGCCGGAGGGCTCCCTCGGCGGGTGGCGCTCAAGGACTTCCACGACGGCATCCGCTTCTCGCCAGCCCACCTCGCCCACCCGGAGCGAAGGCCCGTGCTCCGCGCCACGCCGGCCTCCCACGCGCGCGTGAACCGCAACTCGTACATCCAGACAGAGGACCCGGCGGAGGTCCGCGACTTCGTCCACGACGCGTTCTTCTTCATCAACCTGGGAGAGCTCGCGCTCTTCCTCGCGGACCACCTCGGCTTCGAGGAGCGCCATTTCTGGGGGCTCGCGCGCGAGGTCATCCTCGCATACCAGCGCCGCTTTCCCGCGCACCGGGAGCGCTTCGCCCTCTTCGACCTCTTCGCGCCAACCACCCAGGTCGAGCAGCTCGCCCTGCGCCGCCTGTACCCGGACACCGAGGTGCGCATGCACCCCGTACGCAACGCGCTCGCGCCCCAGGAGGGCATGGAGGCGGTACACCGATGA
- a CDS encoding IucA/IucC family protein, whose product MAEPRVTPPSPVPAMAPRPPSGYALAEHAATERLLNSYLRETGLATPRITLEQLRALPLPSGLHEELCADGCPLRVELPRTGQLLLGTLRRGSPSGHHRYGPVLWQCSATGVPGRRVDGALHLARILVAELASEEAEPVVRERRMDALLRHIQNSVDKTALYLDRSAQREPWPSDGEGPSAFLAAEQRILFGHPFHPTPKSSEGFTPSDLEQYAPELGATFPLHYLAASPELIEEDFLPGAGENVLPAAVREEAAALLTSTHGGWSLLPCHPWQVRHLHGLPGFRRLLEEQRVVHLGPLGKSVHPTSSVRTVLAEGDPFFFKLPLGVRITNMVRVNPPEQLQRSLGISRVVALLQARAPQPDFSILLETGYRALAPRDWAPEERHALAEHTAVLFRDARPCAQTPAPLVVAALLEPAPGHGEPAIMRAVRRATGVASGPLKPLGVEAWLRRYLQISMMPLLRLFIEEGLSLEAHVQNSLLTLKDGWPERFLVRDLEGASLSRDRAAARGFHDAGCLTETHSALYDDTEAWQRLAYYFFVNHLSHLLVTLALHGSSDEPRLWKVVRNVLESNALSLRATGGAPYLEALLAGPTLPAKANLTSRFRERGERPLYLDVPNPIREQEVPRWS is encoded by the coding sequence GTGGCTGAGCCTCGAGTGACTCCGCCCTCGCCAGTGCCGGCCATGGCCCCACGGCCCCCATCCGGGTATGCCCTGGCCGAACACGCTGCCACCGAGCGGCTGCTCAACAGCTATTTGCGCGAGACGGGCCTCGCAACTCCTCGCATCACCCTGGAGCAACTGCGGGCACTGCCCCTCCCCAGCGGCCTCCACGAGGAGCTGTGCGCGGATGGCTGCCCGTTGCGTGTAGAGCTCCCCCGCACGGGGCAGCTCCTCCTCGGTACGCTGCGCCGCGGCTCGCCTTCGGGCCACCACCGGTACGGCCCCGTTCTCTGGCAATGCTCGGCAACGGGTGTGCCGGGCCGCAGGGTGGACGGTGCCCTGCACCTGGCGCGAATCCTCGTGGCGGAGCTGGCCAGCGAGGAGGCGGAGCCCGTCGTCCGCGAGCGGCGCATGGACGCCCTGCTTCGCCACATCCAGAACAGCGTCGACAAGACCGCGCTGTACCTGGACCGGAGCGCGCAGCGCGAGCCATGGCCGTCGGACGGCGAAGGCCCCAGTGCCTTTCTGGCCGCCGAACAGCGCATCCTCTTCGGACACCCGTTCCATCCGACGCCGAAGAGCTCGGAGGGCTTCACCCCTTCGGACCTGGAGCAATACGCGCCAGAGCTGGGGGCCACCTTCCCGCTCCACTACCTGGCTGCGTCGCCGGAGCTCATCGAGGAGGATTTCCTGCCAGGGGCAGGGGAGAACGTCCTGCCGGCGGCGGTCCGTGAGGAGGCCGCCGCGCTGCTGACTTCCACCCACGGCGGGTGGAGCCTGCTCCCGTGCCACCCCTGGCAGGTGCGTCACCTGCACGGCCTTCCCGGGTTCCGGCGGCTGCTCGAGGAGCAACGCGTGGTCCACCTCGGGCCTCTTGGGAAGAGCGTCCACCCCACCTCGTCGGTGCGCACCGTGCTCGCGGAAGGGGACCCCTTCTTCTTCAAGCTTCCGCTCGGCGTTCGAATCACCAACATGGTGCGCGTCAACCCGCCGGAGCAGCTTCAGCGCAGCCTGGGCATCAGCCGCGTGGTCGCGCTGCTCCAGGCACGGGCGCCTCAGCCGGACTTCTCCATCCTCCTCGAGACGGGCTACCGCGCGCTCGCTCCCCGGGACTGGGCACCCGAGGAGCGGCACGCCCTCGCCGAGCACACGGCGGTGCTGTTCCGCGATGCGCGTCCCTGCGCCCAGACCCCCGCGCCCCTGGTGGTCGCGGCGCTGCTGGAGCCCGCTCCCGGCCACGGCGAGCCGGCCATCATGCGGGCCGTCCGGAGGGCCACGGGAGTCGCTTCTGGCCCCTTGAAGCCCTTGGGCGTGGAGGCCTGGCTTCGGCGCTATCTCCAGATCTCCATGATGCCGCTGCTGCGGCTCTTCATCGAGGAAGGGCTCAGCCTCGAAGCCCACGTGCAGAACTCGCTGTTGACCCTGAAGGACGGGTGGCCGGAGCGCTTCCTCGTGCGCGACCTCGAGGGCGCGAGCCTGAGCCGTGACCGCGCGGCGGCGCGGGGGTTCCACGACGCCGGTTGCCTGACAGAGACCCACTCGGCGCTCTACGACGACACAGAGGCGTGGCAGCGGCTCGCGTACTACTTCTTCGTCAACCACCTGAGCCACCTGCTCGTGACTCTGGCCCTCCACGGCTCGAGTGACGAGCCCAGGCTCTGGAAGGTGGTGCGGAACGTCCTCGAGAGCAACGCCCTCTCGCTCCGCGCGACGGGTGGCGCGCCCTACCTGGAAGCGCTCCTCGCCGGGCCCACCCTCCCGGCCAAGGCCAACCTGACCAGTCGCTTCCGGGAGCGGGGGGAGCGACCGCTCTACCTCGACGTCCCCAACCCCATTCGTGAGCAGGAGGTGCCCCGATGGAGCTGA
- the sbnB gene encoding 2,3-diaminopropionate biosynthesis protein SbnB produces the protein MTPRTKGLLYLSKSDILHLGGDTSTLYVDAIHHALSRHAAKEFVQPLKPYLRWRGAEGHIADRIIAMPAYLGGAAPMAGLKWIGSKHDNPSRHGLERASALIVLNDAETHYPIAIMEGSLISGMRTAAVTAVAARFLAREGFQHVACIGCGPIARMQLTTLLEQFPSIAIISLFDLSPVASARLREELQQRFPRVEFLIAASAEQAIRRAEMVVTCTVAAEPYIPFEWLARGTFVSNVSIMDVHKEVFLQVDKVVVDDWEQSNREKKTINQLVLEGRFSREQLHAELGEIVIGRRPGRESADEIILLNPMGMAIEDIACAQAVYQKAVDAEVGTWLSLE, from the coding sequence ATGACCCCCCGCACGAAGGGGCTGCTCTACCTGAGCAAGTCCGACATCCTCCACCTGGGAGGCGACACCTCCACTCTGTACGTGGACGCCATCCACCACGCACTGTCCCGCCACGCGGCTAAAGAATTCGTCCAGCCGCTGAAGCCATACCTGCGCTGGCGCGGCGCCGAGGGGCACATCGCCGACCGCATCATCGCCATGCCTGCCTACCTGGGCGGCGCGGCGCCCATGGCGGGGCTGAAGTGGATTGGCAGCAAGCACGACAACCCCTCCCGCCACGGGCTGGAGCGCGCCAGCGCGCTCATCGTGCTCAACGACGCCGAGACGCACTACCCCATCGCCATCATGGAGGGCAGCCTCATCTCAGGGATGCGCACCGCCGCGGTGACCGCCGTGGCGGCTCGCTTCCTCGCGCGCGAGGGATTCCAGCACGTGGCCTGTATCGGGTGCGGTCCCATCGCCCGGATGCAGCTCACGACACTCCTCGAGCAGTTCCCTTCCATCGCCATCATCTCCCTCTTCGACCTCTCACCGGTCGCCTCCGCGCGGCTCCGGGAGGAGCTGCAGCAGCGCTTCCCGCGGGTGGAGTTCCTCATCGCCGCGTCCGCGGAGCAGGCCATCCGGCGCGCGGAGATGGTGGTGACCTGCACCGTCGCGGCCGAGCCGTACATCCCGTTCGAGTGGCTGGCCCGAGGCACGTTCGTCAGCAACGTCTCCATCATGGACGTGCACAAGGAGGTGTTCCTCCAGGTGGACAAGGTCGTGGTGGACGACTGGGAGCAGTCCAACCGCGAGAAGAAGACCATCAACCAGCTCGTGCTCGAGGGCCGCTTCTCGCGAGAGCAGCTCCATGCGGAGCTGGGGGAAATCGTCATCGGCCGGCGCCCGGGGCGTGAGTCGGCGGACGAAATCATCCTCCTCAACCCGATGGGGATGGCCATCGAGGACATCGCGTGCGCCCAGGCCGTCTACCAGAAGGCCGTCGATGCCGAGGTCGGAACGTGGCTGAGCCTCGAGTGA
- the sbnA gene encoding 2,3-diaminopropionate biosynthesis protein SbnA, with amino-acid sequence MVHDSVASCIGKTPLVHLRRLFPPERGPSVIAKLELLNPGGSVKDRPARFIVEQGLKDGTIRQGTHLVESTSGNLGIALAMVARIHGLTFTSVVDPKISQTNLRILKSFGARIDMVTEPDDQGGYLKTRIRRVQELLATMPGSVWINQYANELNWQAHFHGAGSEIVEELDAPIDYLVASVSTTGTILGLARRLRKEFPRLRVIAVDAVGSVIFGTQPAPRDLPGIGSSRVPELLCREEIDEFILVNDWESVMGCRELLTHEGIFAGGSSGAVVAAIRKLEPTLPAGSRVLTLFPDRGERYLDLLSDEDWLSKIRLRAEQQVPMTVPHPLSIPPRKAQSA; translated from the coding sequence ATGGTCCATGACTCCGTGGCCAGTTGCATTGGCAAGACGCCGTTGGTCCACCTCCGCCGGCTGTTCCCGCCCGAGCGTGGGCCCTCGGTCATCGCGAAGCTCGAGTTGCTCAACCCGGGTGGGAGCGTGAAGGACCGGCCCGCACGCTTCATCGTCGAGCAGGGGTTGAAGGACGGCACCATTCGTCAGGGGACGCACCTGGTCGAGAGCACGTCCGGGAATCTAGGCATTGCCCTGGCGATGGTGGCACGCATCCATGGGCTGACCTTCACCAGCGTGGTGGACCCGAAGATTTCGCAGACCAACCTGCGCATCCTGAAGTCCTTCGGCGCCCGCATCGACATGGTCACCGAGCCGGACGACCAGGGCGGCTACCTGAAGACTCGCATTCGTCGGGTGCAAGAGCTGCTGGCAACGATGCCCGGCAGCGTGTGGATCAACCAGTACGCGAACGAGCTCAACTGGCAGGCACACTTCCACGGCGCGGGCAGCGAAATCGTCGAGGAACTCGACGCTCCCATCGACTACCTGGTGGCTTCGGTGAGCACCACCGGCACCATCCTGGGGCTCGCAAGGCGGCTCCGGAAGGAATTCCCGCGGCTGCGCGTCATCGCGGTGGACGCGGTGGGCTCCGTCATCTTCGGCACGCAGCCGGCCCCACGAGATTTGCCTGGCATTGGCTCGAGCCGCGTCCCCGAGCTGCTGTGCAGAGAGGAAATCGACGAGTTCATCCTGGTCAACGACTGGGAGTCCGTCATGGGGTGTCGCGAGCTGCTCACCCATGAGGGCATCTTCGCCGGCGGGTCCTCGGGGGCGGTTGTCGCCGCCATCCGCAAGCTCGAGCCCACGTTGCCCGCTGGCAGCCGGGTGCTGACCCTGTTTCCAGACCGAGGGGAGCGCTACCTGGACCTGCTCTCCGACGAAGACTGGCTGTCGAAAATCCGCCTCCGCGCCGAGCAGCAGGTCCCCATGACAGTCCCGCATCCCCTGTCCATTCCCCCACGCAAGGCGCAATCCGCCTGA